A stretch of Oryza brachyantha chromosome 4, ObraRS2, whole genome shotgun sequence DNA encodes these proteins:
- the LOC102703115 gene encoding histone H3.3 yields MARTKQTARKSTGGKAPRKQLATKAARKSAPTTGGVKKPHRYRPGTVALREIRKYQKSTELLIRKLPFQRLVREIAQDFKTDLRFQSHAVLALQEAAEAYLVGLFEDTNLCAIHAKRVTIMPKDIQLARRIRGERA; encoded by the exons ATGGCTCGTACTAAGCAAACTGCTCGCAAGTCCACTGGAGGAAAGGCTCCCAGGAAGCAACTAGCCACCAAG GCTGCTCGCAAGTCTGCTCCCACAACTGGAGGAGTGAAGAAGCCTCACCGTTACCGCCCTGGAACTGTTGCTCTTCG TGAAATCCGCAAGTACCAGAAGAGCACTGAGCTGCTGATAAGGAAGCTTCCATTCCAGAGGCTTGTTAGGGAGATTGCCCAGGATTTCAAG ACTGATCTGCGTTTCCAAAGCCATGCGGTGCTTGCCCTTCAGGAGGCTGCCGAGGCGTACCTTGTGGGTCTCTTCGAGGACACCAACCTGTGCGCCATCCATGCCAAGCGTGTGACCATCATGCCCAAGGACATTCAGCTGGCTAGGAGGATCCGTGGCGAGAGGGCTTAG
- the LOC102714287 gene encoding pentatricopeptide repeat-containing protein At5g09450, mitochondrial: MAAVLLRATARAARSSALVRAALLASPSPLSSSSSCAASPTAAGTQPHPHVADGAAGPDVGGDEDDLRSRIFRLGLAKRSATAALERWAGEGRAAPAAELRRIARDLSRARRYKHALEVAEWMKTHHESDLSENDYGMRIDLITRVFGANAAEDFFEKLPAGAQSLEAYTALLHSYARSKMIDKAEKLFKRMKDANLPMNILVYNEMMTLYISVGELDKVSVVAEELKRQNVSPDLFTYNLRISASAASMDLEGYKGIIDEMSKDANTNEGWKLYRDLAAIYVDAGQLVGSGNSLVEAEVKISQREWITYDFLVILHTGLGNRDRIKDIWKSMLMTSQRMTSRNYICVLSSYLMCGQLKDAGEVVDQWQRSKAPEFDISACNRLLDAFLNAGFTDTANSFREMMLQKSCILTSRQECSS, translated from the exons ATGGCGGCGGTTCTTCTCCGGGCCACCGCTCGCGCCGCGAGGTCCTCTGCCCTCGtccgcgccgccctcctcgcAAGCCCGagccccctctcctcctcctcgtcctgcgccgcctcccctacGGCCGCCGGGACGCAGCCCCACCCGCACGTCGCCGATGGAGCCGCGGGCCCGGACGTGGGTGGGGACGAGGACGACCTCAGGAGCCGCATCTTCCGGCTGGGCCTGGCGAAGCGtagcgcgacggcggcgctcgagaggtgggccggcgagggccgcgccgcgccggcggcggagctccgCCGCATCGCCCGCGACCTCAGCCGCGCACGCCGGTACAAGCACGCGCTCGAG GTAGCCGAGTGGATGAAAACACATCATGAGTCTGATTTATCTGAGAATGACTATGGAATGCGCATTGACTTGATTACCAGAGTTTTTGGTGCTAATGCAGCTGaagatttttttgagaaaCTTCCAGCTGGTGCACAGTCACTGGAAGCATATACAGCTCTCCTTCATTCCTATGCTCGATCCAAGATGATAGACAAAGCTGAGAAGCTGTTTAAAAGAATGAAGGATGCTAACCTACCGATGAATATCCTTGTTTACAATGAGATGATGACCTTGTACATTTCTGTTGGCGAGCTTGATAAAGTCTCGGTTGTTGCTGAAGAGCTAAAAAGGCAAAATGTTTCACCGGACCTCTTCACATACAATCTACGAATCAGTGCATCTGCGGCATCAATGGATCTGGAGGGCTACAAAGGAATCATTGATGAGATGTCAAAAGATGCAAACACCAATGAAGGGTGGAAGTTGTACCGGGACCTTGCTGCTATTTACGTTGACGCTGGTCAGCTTGTTGGTTCTGGCAATTCGCTTGTGGAAGCAGAGGTGAAGATCAGCCAAAGGGAGTGGATCACATACGATTTCCTCGTCATTTTACACACCGGACTTGGCAACCGGGACAGAATCAAGGACATTTGGAAATCCATGCTGATGACTTCACAGAGGATGACGAGTAGAAACTACATCTGCGTGCTCTCCTCCTACCTGATGTGCGGGCAGCTGAAGGATGCCGGGGAAGTCGTCGACCAGTGGCAGCGGTCGAAAGCCCCCGAGTTCGACATCTCTGCCTGCAACAGGCTGCTTGATGCCTTCCTGAACGCCGGTTTCACCGACACGGCAAATAGCTTCAGGGAAATGATGCTGCAAAAGAGCTGTATACTGACAAGCAGGCAAGAGTGCTCCTCCTGA
- the LOC102702275 gene encoding esterase AGAP003155-like — protein sequence MGSLGGGEEGARPAGRRPRFLCLHGFRTSGEIMRKQVVGKWPADVTARLDLVFADAPFPAEGKSDVEGIFDPPYYEWFQFDKDFTEYRNFDECLNYIEELMIKDGPFDGLMGFSQGSILSGALPGLQEQGLALTRVPKIKYLIIIGGAKFQSPTVAEKAYANKIKCPSVHFLGDTDFLKTHGEKLIESFEDPFIVRHPKGHTVPRLDEKSLEVMLRFLDKIEKETALEHSSADVDEKEMRL from the exons ATGGGCAgcctcggcggcggagaggagggTGCGAGGCCCGCGGGGCGGAGGCCGAGGTTCCTCTGCCTGCACGGGTTCCGGACGAGCGGCGAGATCATGCGGAAGCAGGTGGTGGGGAAGTGGCCGGCCGACGTCACGGCGCGCCTCGACCTCGTCTTCGCCGACGCGCCTTTCCCCGCCGAGGGCAAGTCCGACGTCGAGGGCATCTTCGACCCGCCCTACTACGAGTGGTTCCAGTTTGATAAG GATTTTACAGAGTACAGGAATTTCGACGAATGCCTGAACTACATCGAGGAGCTGATGATCAAAGATGGGCCTTTTGATGGATTGATGGGTTTCTCCCAG GGTTCGATTCTGTCCGGCGCGCTCCCTGGGCTCCAAGAACAG GGGTTGGCCCTGACTAGAGTTCCTAAGATCAAGTACCTCATAATCATAGGAGGCGCCAAGTTTCAGTCACCGACGGTTGCCGAGAAGGCGTACGCCAACAAGATCAAATGCCCCTCGGTTCACTTCCTCG GCGATACCGACTTTCTGAAAACCCATGGCGAAAAGCTTATAGAATCATTCGAGGATCCATTCATCGTACGTCATCCAAAGGGCCACACAGTTCCAAGGCTTG ATGAGAAAAGTCTAGAAGTCATGCTTCGTTTCCTGGACAAGATTGAGAAGGAGACGGCGCTAGAGCATTCATCTGCTGATGTTGACGAAAAGGAAATGCGTTTGTGA
- the LOC102714010 gene encoding polyadenylate-binding protein RBP47-like: protein MKRGRPAPTLHVITAPPDRTADTTPNSRIQRRGLATSPLYKQSSPTHALSLFSALHLSRASNPRLPSSSCSAAAAAAAAMQMAATTTDSQAAVPPHHPHAHPHAHPHPHHPMAQARWVVLPYPPPPPPMVAAPPPPPPQYAKHFAAGPPPPPPAAAGRRTPTPPAAGSGGNGCEENKTIWVGDLQYWMDENYLHSCFGTSGEVVTIKVIRNRQTGQSEGYGFVEFYSHGSAEKALQNFTGHVMPNTDRPFKLNWASYSMGEKRSEVASDYSIFVGDLAADVTDEMLMELFADKYRSVKGAKVIIDANTGRSRGYGFVRFGDDNDKSHAMTEMNGAYCSTRPIRIGPATPRRSSGDSGSSTPGHSDGDFTNRTVYVGGLDPNVSEDELRKAFAKYGDVASVKIPLGKQCGFVQFVSRTDAEEALQGLNGSVIGKQAVRLSWGRSPSHKQSRADSGNRRNNMYYGTPFYGGYGYASPVPHPNMYAAAYGAYPMYGNQQLVS from the exons ATGAAGAGGGGACGTCCAGCGCCGACCCTACACGTCATCACCGCGCCTCCTGATCGGACGGCCGACACGACACCTAACTCGAGGATCCAACGGCGCGGATTGGCCACGAGCCCGCTATATAAGCAATCCTCACCCACCCAcgcgctctctctcttttccgcCCTCCACCTCTCGCGAGCCTCCAACCCAAGGCTaccatcctcctcctgctcggcggcggcggcggcggcagcggcgatgCAGATGGCGGCGACCACCACCGACTCCCAGGCGGCCGTGCCTCCGCACCACCCCCACGCCCACCCGCACGCGCACCCGCACCCGCACCACCCCATGGCGCAGGCGCGGTGGGTCGTCCTCCCatacccgccgccgccgccgcccatggtggccgcgccgccgcctccgccgccgcagtaCGCCAAGCACTTCGCggcggggccgccgccgccgccccccgccgccgctgggcgACGCACGCCcaccccgcccgccgccggatcCGGCGGGAACGGGTGCGAGGAGAATAAGACGATCTGGGTCGGCGACCTCCAGTATTGGATGGACGAAAACTACCTCCACAGCTGTTTCGGCACCAGCGGAGAG GTAGTGACGATAAAAGTTATCCGCAATAGACAAACTGGACAATCCGAGGGATATGGTTTTGTAGAGTTTTACTCCCACGGATCGGCAGAGAAGGCTCTTCAGAATTTTACTGGTCATGTGATGCCTAATACTGATCGACCTTTCAAGTTAAACTGGGCATCATACAGCATGGGTGAAAAGCGATCTGAAGTTGCTTCTGACTACTCAATATTCGTTGGTGATCTAGCTGCTGATGTTACGGATGAAATGTTGATGGAGCTTTTTGCTGACAAGTACCGCTCTGTGAAAGGAGCTAAAGTTATTATTGATGCAAACACAGGCCGTTCTAGGGGCTATGGGTTTGTTAGATTTGGAGATGATAATGACAAATCTCACGCAATGACTGAAATGAATGGTGCATATTGCTCTACTAGGCCAATTCGTATAGGACCTGCAACTCCCAGAAGGTCTTCAG GTGATTCTGGCTCCTCGACACCTGGGCATTCGGATGGTGATTTTACTAACAGAACG GTTTATGTTGGTGGGCTCGATCCAAATGTTAGTGAAGATGAGCTCAGGAAGGCATTTGCCAAATATGGAGATGTTGCCTCCGTAAAAATTCCTTTAGGGAAGCAATGTGGCTTTGTTCAGTTCGTCAGCAG AACTGATGCGGAAGAAGCACTTCAAGGATTAAATGGATCAGTCATTGGAAAGCAGGCAGTTCGCCTTTCATGGGGCCGCAGCCCATCACATAAACAG TCTAGGGCCGATTCTGGCAACCGAAGAAACAACATGTACTATGGCACACCATTCTACGGTGGATACGGCTACGCCTCCCCTGTCCCACACCCTAACATGTATGCCGCTGCATATGGAGCCTACCCTATGTACGGCAATCAGCAGCTAGtgagctag
- the LOC102702553 gene encoding uncharacterized protein LOC102702553: MAGVVSWYGPLVDLSAAAGHLGGFVQLLASVRRVLPHQELNADGRAFQKTMLEVGDETRSSFCVSLWPKHSSGILAGDVLLLQNIKIVEFRNGLEGRASQISAVQVLLNCNDLVKQKGIDDLIVNCKVGDNTRSKLRRVVEWIWMQPNKFNHAENSHKVTLKNWKEIKEKETGNFLSISELLHQSKLCNGCVYASICKIVLSSSLTSHFNWKFSVIERFSLKEHNDIFRELITTGCKLCGSPLYPKNFHGEITYPIDCPKNPKYLHVLGQIYKPFMIYVRDQSGQVPLLVRNKAAEILFANISADDVSECYKNCHCMLLDTCECGNLNTSGILDGTAETGITKRKRRNKKPDWHLIWLVLIKCLLNQHKNSPFCLQISVNPEKSVEDGRFELVSLTMTVP; this comes from the exons ATGGCGGGGGTTGTAAGCTGGTACGGCCCGCTCGTCGacctctcggcggcggccggtcaTCTCGGCGGGTTCGTGCAGCTCCTGGCGTCCGTTCGACGTGTGCTTCCGCACCAG GAACTGAATGCTGATGGGAGGGCATTTCAGAAGACTATGCTCGAGGTTGGTGACGAGACTAGGTCGAGCTTTTGTGTCTCTCTGTGGCCCAAGCATAGCTCGGGCATACTCGCCGGCGATGTTTTGCTGTTACAAA ATATTAAGATAGTTGAATTTAGAAATGGCTTGGAGGGAAGGGCTTCTCAGATATCTGCTGTCCAAGTACTGCTGAACTGTAACGATTTAGTAAAACAAAAAG GGATTGATGATCTTATTGTCAACTGTAAAGTGGGAGATAATACAAGATCAAAGTTAAGAAGAGTGGTAGAGTGGATCTGGATGCAACCCAACAAATTCAATCACGCAGAAAATTCCCATAAG GTGACCTTGAAGAACtggaaagaaataaaagaaaaggaaacggGAAACTTCCTGTCCATCTCAGAGCTACTGCATCAGTCCAAATTATGTAATGGTTGTGTATATGCATCCATTTGCAAAATAGTGTTATCAAGTTCTCTGACATCTCACTTCAATTGGAAGTTTTCAGTGATTGAAAGATTTTCCCTGAAAGAacataatgatattttcagaGAATTAATTACTACTGGATGCAAGTTATGTGGCTCACCTTTATATCCAAA AAATTTTCATGGAGAAATCACTTATCCTATTGATTGCcctaaaaatccaaaatatctTCATGTTCTTGGCCAGATATACAAACCATTCATG ATATATGTGCGAGACCAATCTGGACAAGTTCCTCTTCTTGTAAGGAATAAAGCTGCCGAGATCTTGTTCGCAAATATTAGTGCAGATGATGTATCTGAATGCTATAAGAACTGTCACTGCATGTTGTTGGACACTTGTGAATGTGGCAACTTGAACACTTCTGGGATCCTAGATGGCACTGCCGAGACAGGAAttacaaaaaggaaaaggagaaacAAAAAACCTGATTGGCATCTCATTTGGCTTGTATTAATAAAATGTCTATTGAATCAACACAAGAACAGTCCATTCTGCCTACAAATTTCAGTCAACCCTGAGAAGAGTGTTGAAGACGGACGCTTTGAACTGGTTTCTCTGACAATGACAGTACCTTGA
- the LOC102714556 gene encoding E3 ubiquitin-protein ligase ATL6-like, with translation MGTRELLLVVVLAVVGAVLAGCAGADAQSSSASPAPTSEAPPVRQQTPFGRTMSTVITVSISVFFFLLFFCAYINQCRLAEAGDARGAAAAAGGAGVGPSRRGKRGLDPAVVATFPIVPYRKVVKHKIGKSVLECAVCLTAFEDGDDLRLLPHCSHAFHPECIDPWLEARVTCPLCRANLEKPPPPSAAAAAAAPPSPEQEPRWQPSPPHAVVIPVEDDTEDTDEDDRKEEAVELEMLRSERRAARLPRSHSTGHSLVASGAAAAEAGDHERFTLRLPQHVRDEVLRSLRLRHATSLVNLSDMSSEGSSRGGRRAVGVTFGSTGGGSSHGGRRWQAFLARTVSWARGGGDGSVRKGWDGSTRRGKDDAESSRKGPTSPTAGRP, from the coding sequence ATGGGAACGCGtgagctcctcctcgtcgtcgttctTGCCGTCGTCGGTGCCGTCTTGGCcggctgcgccggcgccgacgcgcAGTCTTCGTCGGcgtctccggcgccgacgtcggaggcgccgccggtgcGGCAGCAGACGCCGTTCGGGCGGACCATGTCGACCGTCATCACGGTGTCCATCAGCGTGTTCTTCTTCCTGCTGTTCTTCTGCGCGTACATCAACCAGTGCCGCCTCGCGGAGGCCGGGGATGcgcgtggcgccgccgcggcggcgggcggcgcgggagtAGGGCCCTCCAGGAGAGGGAAGCGCGGGCTGGAcccggcggtggtggccaCGTTCCCGATCGTGCCGTACAGGAAGGTGGTGAAGCACAAGATCGGCAAGAGCGTGCTGGAGTGCGCCGTGTGCCTGACGGCGttcgaggacggcgacgacctccGGCTGCTGCCGCACTGCTCGCACGCGTTCCACCCGGAGTGCATCGACCCCTGGCTGGAGGCGCGGGTCACGTGCCCGCTGTGCCGGGCCAACCTCGAGaagcctccgccgccatcggcggcagcggcggcggcggcgcctccttCTCCGGAGCAGGAGCCGCGGtggcagccgtcgccgccgcatgCCGTGGTGATACCGGTGGAGGACGACACCGAGGACACCGACGAAGACGACAGGAAGGAGGAGGCCGTGGAGCTCGAGATGCTGCGCAGCGAGCGGCGCGCCGCGAGGCTTCCGAGGTCGCACTCGACGGGTCACTCGCTGGTCGCGTCgggggccgcggcggcggaggcgggcgaCCACGAGAGGTTCACGCTGCGGCTGCCGCAGCACGTGCGGGACGAGGTGCTCAGgtcgctccgcctccgccacgcCACCAGCCTGGTCAACCTCTCGGACATGAGCTCCGAGGGGAGCTcgagaggagggcggcgggccGTAGGCGTCACCTTCGGGAGCACCGGCGGAGGGAGCAgccacggcggccgccggtgGCAGGCGTTCTTGGCCAGGACAGTGTCATGGgcgcgaggcggaggcgacgggtCGGTGCGCAAGGGGTGGGACGGCTCGACGAGAAGAGGGAAGGACGACGCCGAATCGAGCAGAAAGGGTCCGACCTCACCGACGGCGGGGCGGCCGTGA
- the LOC102701998 gene encoding uncharacterized protein LOC102701998: protein MASSPSTSVGGAGEVCCMCGDRGLPEELLRCRLCGVRLQHRYCSDLYPRATAYRRCNWCLRDPAPGGGGHAHTAADKPTVRRKASSSSPTDQETSTSGEAPAAERQRLQEATGCSASRRAPGTGLGRPVKKQKAADEVEAPAKGNGSKKPTQAGKKTGVKVKVRRYKLLAEVISC from the exons atggcgtcgtcgccgtctacTTCGGTCGGAGGGGCCGGCGAGGTGTGCTGCATGTGCGGCGACCGCGGCCTGCCGGAGGAGCTGCTACGTTGCCGGCTTTGCGGCGTCCGGCTGCAGCACAG GTACTGCAGCGATCTGTACCCGAGGGCCACGGCGTACAGGCGGTGCAACTGGTGCCTGAGGGACCCggctcccggcggcggcggccatgccCACACGGCGGCGGACAAGCCGACGGTGCGACGGAAggcgtcgtcatcgtcgccaACGGATCAGGAGACTTCGACGTCCGGTGAGGCGCCAGCGGCAGAGCGGCAGCGTCTGCAGGAGGCGACCGGGTGCTCGGCTTCGAGGAGGGCGCCGGGCACGGGGCTCGGCCGGCCGGTGAAGAAGCAGAAGGCGGCCGACGAGGTGGAGGCGCCGGCGAAGGGCAACGGCAGCAAGAAGCCGACGCAGGCGGGGAAGAAGACCGGGGTCAAGGTCAAGGTGAGGAGGTACAAGCTCCTCGCCGAGGTCATCAGCTGCTAG
- the LOC121054196 gene encoding arabinogalactan protein 1-like, translated as MAASHLAVLSVLALLAVAATAQPPSASPGAAPKASPPVATPPPTVAPPTKAPAPAPKVSAPAPAPKVAAAPAPTPSAATPTPDAAASPSPSVSPSPSAEPPAKKLPTGAAAGLRPAVALFAVAAAAVYAF; from the coding sequence ATGGCCGCTTCTCACCTCGCCGTCCTCTCCGTGctcgccctcctcgccgtcgccgccacggcgcAGCCTCCGTCGGCCTcccccggcgcggcgccgaAGGCCTCGCCTCCCGTGGCGACCCCGCCGCCAacggtggcgccgccgaccAAGGCCCCGGCTCCCGCCCCCAAGGTCTCCGCCCCGGCGCCCGCCCCcaaggtcgccgccgcgcctgccCCCACCCcgtccgccgccacgccgacCCCGGATGCCGCcgcgtctccctctcccagcgtgtcgccctccccctccgccgagCCCCCGGCGAAGAAACTCCCGACCGGTGCCGCCGCTggcctccgccccgccgtcgcgttgttcgccgtcgccgccgcagccgtcTACGCCTTCTAG
- the LOC102702839 gene encoding FK506-binding protein 2-like: MAVLRSFVACKGLVLYTPVIARRQRNTPISASVHRRQVLTGLRMNSSGINNVFPVRGAAQISAVGSGPPAPSGGNLPIPSMPSWAKWVVGAIIVAIPIYRKIRTLEDTVEKTAEVAIEVVDTVAEATEKVAGELADAFPGNENLKEAASMIKTVADVIEGDAEKAEAIIQKVDEIKKEVDGIVDPIIDKIEKEQ; the protein is encoded by the exons ATGGCGGTGCTCAGATCATTTGTTGCTTGCAAAGGCTTGGTGCTGTACACCCCAGTGATTGCTCGGCGTCAACGGAACACGCCGATATCTGCATCGGTTCATCGCCGGCAAGTCCTTACCGGCTTAAGGATGAACTCATCGGGCATCAACAACGTTTTTCCGGTCAGAGGAGCAGCACA AATCTCTGCAGTTGGTTCTGGTCCTCCAGCACCGTCAGGAGGAAATCTCCCAATACCCAGCATGCCTTCATG GGCCAAATGGGTGGTTGGTGCCATCATTGTTGCCATACCCATCTACAGAAAGATAAGAACATTGGAAG ACACCGTCGAGAAGACGGCCGAGGTAGCAATCGAGGTGGTCGACACGGTGGCGGAGGCAACTGAGaaggtcgccggcgagcttgcCGACGCGTTCCCCGGCAACGAAAATCTCAAGGAGGCTGCCTCCATGATTAAGACCGTAGCCGATGTGATAGAGGGTGACGCCGAGAAAGCCGAGGCCATAATCCAGAAG GTTGATGAGATAAAGAAAGAGGTAGACGGAATAGTGGATCCCATCATTGACAAGATAGAGAAGGAACAGTAG